One stretch of Hemitrygon akajei chromosome 18, sHemAka1.3, whole genome shotgun sequence DNA includes these proteins:
- the sarnp gene encoding SAP domain-containing ribonucleoprotein — MADRAVVDVNKLKLTELRQECASRGLDTKGNKQDLIQRLQAYLEEHAEEEVNEEDVLAEDTEEEEQQQKVEPEVKSQTVAVKEPEE; from the exons ATGGCGGACAGGGCAGTGGTGGATGTTAACAAACTGAAG TTGACTGAACTAAGACAAGAATGCGCTTCAAGAGGATTAGACACTAAAGGAAATAAGCAGGACCTCATTCAGAGACTGCAGGCTTACCTAGAAGAACATG CTGAGGAAGAAGTGAATGAGGAAGATGTTCTAGCTGAAGATACAGAG GAGGAAGAGCAGCAGCAAAAAGTTGAACCAGAAGTTAAAAGTCAAACCGTTGCTGTCAAGGAACCAGAAGAGTAA